The genomic window TTGACGGGACGTCGGTGTCTGAACCCGCGACATCCTCGGTGGACGCGGCGGTGACGGAGCACCGCCCTCCATTTGTCCCAGAGGCCGAGCCAGTGCCCACCCAGATCCCTGAGCCGGTCACCATGCCGGAACCGGTGTTGGTGGCCTTGCCTGATGCAACACCTGTCCAGCCGGCCGTCATGCCGGAGCCGGTGTCTGAACCGGTAGTTGACGGGACGTCGGTGTCTGAACCCATGACATCCCCGGTGGACACGGCGGTGACGGAGCACCGCCCTCCATTTGTCCCAGAGGCCGGGCCAGTGCCCACTCAGGTCCCTGAGCCGGTCACCATGCCGGAGCCGGTGTCTGAGCCCGCGACATCCCCGGTGGACGCGGCGGTGACGGAGCCCCGCCCTCCATTGACGCAGGTTTCTGAGGGGAAAGAGGCTGAAGCAGAGGCTTCAATCGACACGGAAATACCCAATGCTTAACAGTTTAAGCATCAGGTATTGATCGACGCAAACCCCTCGGCGATTTCCCGTCGAAGCCATGCCAATAACGCTTCGCGATCTGCCACCGTGCCTTCAAGTTGGGCGTCGTAGGCCTTCTTGCGCCAGACCCCGACTTCCGGTCCCTCGGGGATGCCTAGAGCGATAATGTCACGCCCGTTGACCCAGGGCTCGGGGAGCACGGGTTCCGAATCCATCTGCCGCCTGAATTCCAGGAGATACTCATGGTTCACTAAATCCCCGTGACTTGATGCGCAATCCAGCCGGTGCAGTTCCATTTCAGAGAGAAACGTCGGTGATCCCACCAGACGCCGCAAAGTGGCACGCCGCATGGATTTCACATCAATAAAGCGCATGTGGTTTCCCACCATAAACGTGATGGCATCGCGATCATCACAGGAGAATTTCAGTCTTTCCAGAATCACTTTGGCGGCCTCCGCCCCCACCTTCGCGTGACACTCGAATCGCCACCGGCCCTCTTTAAACTGGGCCGTAGGCGGCTTTCCGACATCATGCAGGAGCACCGCCCAGGCCAGCCGATAGTCATCCGTGTGCATCTGATTCAACATGATGATCGTATGTTGGAACACATCCCCCTCAGGGTGATATTCCGGAGGTTGTTCCACACCCTGCATGACGGCCACTTCCGGCAGGATCATCTGGAGCAAGCCCAGTTCCTTCAACAGGATGATGGCATCCCCCGCCTGCCGGGACTCGACCAGAAGCCGGTTCAGTTCCTCGCGAATCCGCTCTGCGCTGATCGCCCCGATCCGGACGGCTGTTGCCCGGATGGCATTGGCGGTAGCCGGCTCAATGGCAAATCCCAGCGTGGCGGCAAACCGGGCGGCCCGCAACATCCTTAGATGATCCTCCCGGAAACGATCTGCCGGCACCCCCACCGCACGGATGATCTGCCGGTCAATATCACCGCGACCACCCACATAGTCCAGCACCTGCTGCTCAAGCGGGTCATAGAACAGGGCATTTACCGTGAAATCGCGCCGCTGCGCATCCGTTTCAGGATCTGAAAAGGTGATGCTCGTGGGGTGCCGCCCGTCGGTATACACGTCATCTTTCCGGAAGGTCGCCACTTCATACCAATGCCCGGCCACCGGGACGCGCACCACCCCAAAGGATTTCCCCACCGCCACCGCGGCCGGGAACAGCTCCATCACTTTGTCCGGAACGGCATTGGTGGCAATATCGAAATCCTTGGCGGCCCGCCCCAGGATCAGGTCGCGAACGCATCCCCCTGCCCAATAGGCGATAAAGCCCGCGTCCTTGAGCCGGCGGACAATCTCCAGGGCACCCGGAACCGCCACGTGGGAGAGATTCAAAGGGACAGAAGTCAGAACACAGGATTCAGGATTCAGAATGCTCTCCAATCTTAAACCCCTGCGGCAGCAGGTCTCCCAGCAAGACCACTTCAAACTGCTTATGATCATCCAATGAGGCCAGGATCATCGGGAAATCAGAGCCGCAAAACTCGGCCAGCATCTGCAAACAGGCGCCGCAAGGACGAATGGGTTTTCCCTTTCCCCCCACAACGGCCATGACTGCAAATTTCCGCTTCCCCTCGGAGATCGCTTTCACCAGCGCCACCCGCTCCGCACACAATGTCAGCCCATACGAGGCATTTTCCACATTACACCCGGTAAAGACCTCCCCCTTCTCCGTCACCAGTGCCGCCCCGACCGGGAACCGGGAATAGGGCGAATAGCTTTGATTGGTCGCTTTATATGCCAGTCTCAACAGGGCCTTCATCTCCGTCAGTTTACTCATGGGGTCACCACCTTCTTTATAAATTCCTGCAACAAGCCGGTTAACGCCGGGACGGCCTTCCGGGCGCCAGCCAACA from bacterium includes these protein-coding regions:
- a CDS encoding CCA tRNA nucleotidyltransferase — protein: MESILNPESCVLTSVPLNLSHVAVPGALEIVRRLKDAGFIAYWAGGCVRDLILGRAAKDFDIATNAVPDKVMELFPAAVAVGKSFGVVRVPVAGHWYEVATFRKDDVYTDGRHPTSITFSDPETDAQRRDFTVNALFYDPLEQQVLDYVGGRGDIDRQIIRAVGVPADRFREDHLRMLRAARFAATLGFAIEPATANAIRATAVRIGAISAERIREELNRLLVESRQAGDAIILLKELGLLQMILPEVAVMQGVEQPPEYHPEGDVFQHTIIMLNQMHTDDYRLAWAVLLHDVGKPPTAQFKEGRWRFECHAKVGAEAAKVILERLKFSCDDRDAITFMVGNHMRFIDVKSMRRATLRRLVGSPTFLSEMELHRLDCASSHGDLVNHEYLLEFRRQMDSEPVLPEPWVNGRDIIALGIPEGPEVGVWRKKAYDAQLEGTVADREALLAWLRREIAEGFASINT
- the cdd gene encoding cytidine deaminase, with translation MSKLTEMKALLRLAYKATNQSYSPYSRFPVGAALVTEKGEVFTGCNVENASYGLTLCAERVALVKAISEGKRKFAVMAVVGGKGKPIRPCGACLQMLAEFCGSDFPMILASLDDHKQFEVVLLGDLLPQGFKIGEHSES